From Halobacillus sp. Marseille-Q1614, the proteins below share one genomic window:
- the corA gene encoding magnesium/cobalt transporter CorA yields the protein MLRIYGSSKKYGIEKFDRVEELAGRSFDWYWVDFGSPSEEEAQYLDTFFQFHPLAIEDCLHELQRPKLDYYDDHTFFVFHSIDPDTLKKREKNLFLGDGYVVTYHKEPSKEIDAVEAAIKNAKNIEELDEFFVLYELLDQVVDRYFPIVYEIEDHINQIEDNTRDLSMEQLLDELFDRRGELLRIRQTVHPMRDLLYRILNTHHLDGVRERREYFADIYDHLLKVAEMVASNREMTQDIRDSYLSLNSHQTNRTMQILTVISVIFMPLTFIVGVYGMNFVNMPELETQYGYFLVWFIMIGMVVSMYLWFKSKGWFD from the coding sequence ATGCTTAGAATTTATGGCTCTTCTAAAAAATACGGTATAGAGAAGTTCGACAGGGTAGAAGAGTTAGCCGGCCGGTCCTTTGACTGGTACTGGGTGGACTTTGGGTCTCCTTCAGAGGAAGAAGCCCAATACTTAGATACTTTTTTTCAGTTTCATCCGCTGGCCATAGAAGATTGTTTACATGAACTGCAGCGGCCGAAGCTCGATTATTATGATGACCACACCTTCTTTGTCTTTCATTCGATCGATCCAGACACTTTGAAAAAAAGAGAAAAGAATTTATTTCTTGGAGATGGATATGTGGTTACGTATCATAAAGAGCCTTCTAAAGAAATTGATGCGGTTGAAGCAGCTATTAAAAACGCGAAGAACATAGAGGAATTGGATGAGTTTTTCGTGCTCTATGAGCTGCTCGATCAAGTCGTCGATCGATATTTTCCAATTGTTTATGAAATCGAAGACCATATCAATCAAATTGAAGACAATACGAGAGACTTGTCGATGGAACAGCTATTGGATGAGCTGTTTGACAGGCGCGGCGAACTGCTGAGGATCAGGCAGACTGTGCATCCGATGAGAGATCTGCTGTACCGGATATTGAATACACATCATCTCGATGGTGTGAGAGAGCGGAGGGAGTACTTTGCTGATATTTATGACCATCTCCTTAAGGTTGCTGAAATGGTAGCATCCAATAGGGAGATGACTCAGGACATCAGAGACAGCTACTTATCCTTAAACTCACATCAGACCAACCGGACGATGCAGATTCTTACCGTTATTTCCGTAATTTTTATGCCGCTGACATTTATTGTTGGAGTTTATGGCATGAACTTTGTTAATATGCCGGAGCTTGAAACACAATATGGATATTTTCTTGTCTGGTTTATTATGATTGGGATGGTGGTCAGCATGTACCTGTGGTTTAAGTCTAAAGGATGGTTCGATTGA
- a CDS encoding SDR family oxidoreductase — translation MDFRNDTVLITGASRGIGRHLAKTYASQGAEVILTDVDAEHGRQLLGELHNEGAEAFFYECDVSSHEAIVQLFSQIKDTHQVTILINNAGISKFTPLDELTVEAWDEVINTNLRSVFLFSKAIAEIWRENKTPGRIVNIASTRAFMSEPDSEAYAASKGGIISLTHALAASLSQYDVRVNAISPGWIAAKNYESLRPKDHEQHLSNRVGFPEDVAKACFYLTDKENGFVTGENITVDGGMTRKMIYHH, via the coding sequence ATGGATTTTAGGAACGATACGGTACTTATTACAGGAGCAAGCAGAGGAATCGGCCGCCACTTAGCTAAGACGTATGCTAGTCAAGGCGCCGAAGTTATTCTCACAGATGTCGACGCCGAACATGGCAGACAGCTGCTGGGTGAACTTCATAATGAAGGGGCTGAAGCCTTCTTTTATGAATGTGATGTCAGCAGCCATGAAGCTATCGTCCAGTTATTTTCCCAAATAAAAGATACCCACCAGGTGACAATTTTAATCAACAATGCCGGCATCAGTAAATTTACGCCGCTTGATGAACTGACTGTTGAAGCCTGGGATGAAGTGATCAATACGAACTTGCGAAGTGTTTTTCTATTCTCTAAAGCTATTGCTGAAATTTGGAGAGAAAACAAGACTCCAGGAAGAATCGTAAATATTGCATCAACACGGGCTTTTATGTCTGAACCAGATTCAGAGGCTTATGCGGCAAGCAAAGGCGGCATCATCAGTCTAACTCATGCGCTTGCAGCCTCCCTTTCCCAGTATGACGTGCGGGTGAATGCTATCAGCCCAGGCTGGATTGCAGCAAAAAATTATGAAAGCCTCCGCCCTAAGGACCATGAGCAGCACCTATCTAACAGAGTCGGTTTTCCAGAAGATGTTGCGAAAGCCTGTTTTTATTTAACAGATAAAGAGAACGGCTTTGTGACGGGTGAAAATATAACTGTAGATGGAGGAATGACCCGTAAGATGATTTATCATCACTAA
- a CDS encoding manganese-dependent inorganic pyrophosphatase: protein MAKKLVFGHKNPDTDTICSAIVYAELKIKLGEEAEAVRLGEVGSETQYALDYFNVEAPRFVEKVAAEADQVILVDHNERQQSANDIEDVQVTEVIDHHRIANFETSGPLYYRAEPVGCTATILTKMFKEKNQEITKPLAGLMLSSIISDSLLFKSPTCTDEDVQAANELAEIAGVDAESYGLEMLKAGADISGLTADELLTLDAKEFSMGDSKVVIAQVNTVDTDEVLERKAEILQAIDNTVSERSLDLFVFVITDILTNDSTALTAGTKADAVSEAFNVKVEDNQAVLKGVVSRKKQIVPPLTEQLSK from the coding sequence ATGGCGAAAAAGTTAGTATTCGGGCATAAGAATCCTGATACGGATACGATTTGTTCAGCTATTGTCTATGCTGAGCTTAAGATTAAGCTTGGAGAAGAAGCGGAAGCTGTTCGTCTTGGCGAAGTAGGCAGCGAAACTCAGTACGCGCTGGATTACTTTAACGTAGAGGCGCCAAGGTTCGTAGAAAAGGTTGCCGCTGAAGCAGACCAGGTCATCCTTGTTGACCATAACGAGCGTCAGCAGAGTGCGAACGATATTGAGGATGTACAAGTAACAGAGGTTATTGACCATCACCGTATTGCGAATTTTGAAACAAGCGGCCCGCTTTATTACCGTGCGGAACCGGTTGGATGTACGGCAACTATTTTAACGAAGATGTTCAAAGAAAAGAATCAGGAAATTACGAAACCTCTGGCTGGCCTTATGCTTTCTTCCATAATTTCAGATTCTCTATTATTTAAATCACCAACCTGCACGGATGAAGATGTACAAGCAGCAAATGAGCTTGCAGAGATTGCTGGCGTCGACGCGGAATCTTACGGCCTTGAAATGTTAAAAGCCGGTGCAGATATCAGCGGCCTGACTGCTGATGAGCTTCTCACTTTAGATGCAAAAGAATTCTCAATGGGAGATTCCAAAGTGGTGATTGCTCAGGTTAATACCGTCGATACGGATGAAGTTCTTGAGCGTAAAGCAGAGATTCTTCAAGCGATCGACAATACAGTGTCAGAGCGAAGTCTTGATTTGTTTGTTTTCGTCATCACAGATATCCTGACTAATGACTCCACAGCGCTTACTGCAGGAACGAAAGCGGATGCTGTATCTGAAGCCTTTAATGTAAAAGTTGAAGACAATCAAGCGGTGCTTAAAGGTGTTGTTTCCCGTAAGAAACAAATCGTACCTCCACTTACCGAGCAGTTATCCAAATAA
- a CDS encoding aldo/keto reductase, whose translation MEKVKISSTGLNASRIGLGTWAIGGWKWGGTDEKQSLKTIHAAIDQGINFIDTAPVYGFGRSEEIVGKAVEQSGKREDLILATKSALDWKGEQPFRNGTKERIHKEVEDSLTRLKTDYIDVYQVHWPDPITPLHETAEALNYLYNQGKIRAIGVSNFSPEQMDSFREAAPLHTVQPPYNLFEREAENDVLPYSQKHELTSITYGALCRGLLSGKMTADRSFNDDDLRKDDPKFQQPRIDQYLAAVKELDELAQDKFDKGVIHLAIRWVLQQPGSGIALMGGRRPEQLNAVKEVHDFEIDEESMKEIDEILARNVREPVGPDFMAPPDKQSLGI comes from the coding sequence ATGGAAAAAGTTAAAATAAGTTCGACCGGTTTAAACGCAAGCCGCATTGGTCTTGGGACATGGGCCATCGGCGGCTGGAAATGGGGCGGAACCGATGAAAAACAGTCGTTGAAAACGATTCACGCTGCCATCGATCAGGGCATTAATTTTATAGATACCGCACCTGTTTACGGATTTGGCCGCTCGGAGGAAATTGTCGGTAAAGCAGTGGAACAGTCCGGAAAGCGGGAAGATTTGATATTAGCTACTAAGTCAGCGCTCGACTGGAAAGGTGAACAGCCTTTTCGAAACGGCACGAAAGAAAGAATTCATAAAGAGGTTGAGGATTCCTTAACGAGGCTTAAAACTGATTATATCGACGTTTATCAAGTCCACTGGCCGGATCCTATAACTCCGCTTCATGAAACTGCAGAAGCATTAAACTATTTATATAATCAAGGCAAAATCCGCGCCATTGGGGTAAGCAATTTTTCCCCGGAGCAAATGGACAGCTTCCGCGAAGCAGCACCGCTTCATACCGTTCAGCCACCCTATAATTTGTTCGAACGCGAAGCCGAAAATGACGTGCTGCCCTATTCTCAGAAACATGAACTGACTTCCATTACCTACGGAGCGTTATGCCGCGGGTTATTATCCGGTAAAATGACAGCGGACCGCTCGTTTAACGATGACGATCTGCGAAAAGATGATCCGAAGTTCCAGCAGCCGCGAATTGATCAATATTTAGCAGCTGTGAAAGAGCTTGATGAGCTGGCACAGGATAAGTTTGATAAGGGTGTAATCCATTTAGCCATTCGATGGGTGCTTCAGCAGCCAGGATCAGGCATTGCTTTAATGGGGGGCAGACGTCCGGAGCAGCTCAACGCTGTAAAGGAGGTTCACGATTTTGAAATCGATGAGGAGTCGATGAAAGAAATTGATGAAATTTTAGCTAGAAATGTGAGAGAACCCGTAGGACCGGATTTTATGGCACCCCCTGATAAACAGTCTTTGGGAATTTAA
- a CDS encoding alcohol dehydrogenase catalytic domain-containing protein, translating into MKAVTYQGKERMVVKDVEAPSIQKNDDMIVRITASGICGSDLHLYKGGLEPQQEDYIVGHEPMGIVEEVGPEVKSLKKGDRVVIPFNIGCGDCFFCSNQMESQCDNSNPHSDAGGLFGFTEPFGGYPGGQAEYLRVPYADFTSFKVPDSSELKDESVLFLSDVVPTAYWSVEHSGMKEGDTVIVLGSGPIGLMTQKFAWMKGAKRVIACDQVEHRLKHGKKTNNVETFNFNNNSEIGSVLFDETNGGADVVIDCVGMDGTVSPGEEFGSEHDNQFGTISPIITASQSVRKFGTVQLTGVYGTEANAFPLGDFFSRNVSLKMGQAPVIHLMPKLYDMIENQEFDPTDIITHSINLEDAARGYDIFDKKEDGNIKVVLKP; encoded by the coding sequence ATGAAAGCTGTAACATATCAGGGAAAAGAAAGAATGGTCGTTAAAGATGTAGAAGCACCGTCGATTCAAAAGAATGATGATATGATTGTCCGCATTACAGCGAGCGGGATCTGCGGGTCTGATCTTCACTTATACAAAGGCGGCCTTGAGCCGCAGCAGGAAGATTATATTGTCGGACACGAACCGATGGGGATTGTAGAAGAAGTCGGTCCTGAGGTCAAAAGCCTTAAAAAAGGCGATCGAGTCGTGATTCCGTTTAATATCGGCTGTGGGGATTGCTTTTTTTGCAGCAACCAGATGGAAAGCCAGTGCGACAACTCCAATCCCCACAGTGATGCTGGAGGCTTATTTGGATTTACAGAACCCTTCGGAGGCTACCCAGGAGGACAAGCGGAATACTTAAGGGTTCCTTATGCCGACTTCACTTCTTTTAAAGTCCCCGACTCAAGCGAGTTAAAAGATGAAAGTGTCCTCTTTTTATCCGATGTCGTTCCTACCGCTTACTGGAGTGTAGAGCACAGCGGTATGAAAGAGGGAGATACGGTTATTGTCCTTGGCAGCGGTCCGATCGGCCTTATGACGCAGAAGTTCGCCTGGATGAAAGGCGCTAAAAGGGTCATCGCTTGCGACCAGGTAGAGCACCGTTTAAAACACGGGAAGAAAACAAACAATGTAGAAACATTTAATTTTAACAACAACAGTGAGATCGGCTCCGTGCTTTTTGATGAAACGAACGGCGGCGCTGATGTTGTGATCGACTGTGTCGGAATGGACGGCACCGTGTCCCCTGGAGAAGAGTTCGGATCTGAACACGACAACCAATTCGGCACGATCAGCCCGATCATCACAGCTTCCCAGTCTGTCCGTAAATTCGGGACAGTACAATTGACCGGTGTATACGGCACAGAAGCAAATGCATTCCCGCTCGGTGATTTCTTCAGCCGGAATGTTTCCTTGAAAATGGGTCAGGCTCCTGTTATTCATTTAATGCCGAAGCTGTACGATATGATAGAAAATCAGGAATTCGATCCGACCGATATTATTACTCATTCCATTAACCTGGAAGATGCCGCACGAGGCTATGATATTTTTGATAAAAAAGAAGACGGCAATATTAAAGTTGTGTTAAAGCCATAA
- a CDS encoding NAD-dependent protein deacylase, giving the protein MQLKNVAKQIENAEHIVVLTGAGVSTASGIPDFRSSEGVWTEDRSREEYMSNHYFSANPEDFWKKYKDIFRIKLLQQYEPNEVHKFIQELEAVKKKVSVITQNVDGLHEKAGSSSIIEYHGSLDKADCPSCGRSYDIEYVLQHEVPSCIDCSSPIKPNVVLFGDLITEHDAAEAAIDRAELLLVLGTSLQVTPFNFLPEYAVSRDIYSVLINNEPTIKDYLFDEVILGDLSAVVKDLKSRIAR; this is encoded by the coding sequence ATGCAGCTTAAGAATGTGGCAAAGCAAATTGAAAATGCAGAACATATCGTGGTTCTTACAGGAGCCGGTGTATCGACTGCCAGCGGCATCCCAGACTTCCGTTCAAGCGAAGGGGTATGGACTGAAGACCGTTCCCGAGAAGAATACATGTCCAATCACTATTTTTCTGCAAACCCAGAAGACTTTTGGAAAAAGTATAAGGACATTTTTAGGATCAAGCTGTTACAGCAATATGAACCTAATGAAGTCCACAAATTTATTCAGGAATTAGAAGCAGTTAAGAAAAAAGTATCTGTCATCACCCAGAATGTCGACGGCCTTCATGAAAAAGCCGGAAGCAGCTCCATTATTGAATATCACGGTTCTCTTGATAAAGCCGACTGTCCAAGCTGCGGACGTTCTTATGATATCGAATACGTTTTACAACATGAGGTTCCTTCGTGCATCGACTGCTCCTCCCCAATCAAGCCAAATGTCGTACTTTTTGGCGATTTGATAACAGAACACGATGCAGCCGAAGCAGCGATTGACCGTGCGGAATTACTACTGGTTCTTGGGACTTCCCTTCAAGTAACACCATTTAACTTTCTGCCGGAATACGCCGTAAGCCGTGACATTTACTCTGTTCTCATTAATAATGAACCGACTATTAAAGACTACCTTTTTGATGAGGTAATCCTGGGAGATTTATCAGCCGTCGTCAAAGATTTAAAAAGCCGTATAGCCCGCTGA
- the rsgA gene encoding ribosome small subunit-dependent GTPase A yields MKNSEQLIINEEKRVGRVARSASDQFLIWGEDKVYQAQAAGKLRYSSTLWPATGDWVVYEPYDEVKAIIHQVLERKTVLSRKEAGTRHQEQVIAANIHTVFIITSLTDELNIPRLERYVTQVYDSGASPVIICTKKDLCDDPAELVWRVENHIPAVPVYTVSSISGEGMDAIIERLDENETIAFVGSSGVGKSTLINRLLGRDLQETKQVREQDGKGRHTTTHREMFKLPNGTIVIDTPGIRELQLWGDASSLEGAFSDIEEKAASCKFRDCRHEQEPGCAVQKAINEGMIPSERLRNYKKLLRELERLDLKDKYGTHRTNRLLHSPNTKLY; encoded by the coding sequence GTGAAAAACAGTGAACAGTTAATTATTAATGAAGAAAAACGGGTGGGACGTGTTGCGCGTTCAGCATCAGACCAATTTTTAATCTGGGGCGAGGACAAAGTTTATCAGGCACAGGCTGCCGGAAAGCTCCGCTACAGCTCGACGTTATGGCCGGCTACTGGAGACTGGGTCGTCTATGAGCCTTATGATGAAGTGAAAGCGATCATACATCAGGTGCTGGAACGAAAGACGGTATTATCGCGAAAAGAAGCAGGAACTCGTCACCAGGAACAAGTGATTGCGGCTAATATTCATACCGTATTTATCATAACTTCACTTACAGATGAGCTTAATATCCCGCGGTTAGAACGTTATGTAACACAGGTGTACGACAGTGGAGCCAGCCCGGTTATTATTTGTACGAAAAAGGATTTATGTGATGATCCAGCGGAACTTGTGTGGAGGGTGGAGAATCATATTCCTGCCGTTCCTGTTTATACAGTAAGCAGTATTTCCGGAGAAGGAATGGATGCCATTATCGAGCGTCTGGATGAGAATGAAACGATAGCATTCGTTGGCTCTTCAGGAGTTGGGAAGTCCACCCTTATAAACCGTCTGCTAGGCAGAGACCTTCAGGAAACGAAGCAAGTCAGGGAACAGGACGGAAAAGGACGTCATACGACGACGCATAGGGAAATGTTCAAACTGCCTAACGGAACAATCGTCATCGATACGCCAGGGATAAGGGAATTGCAGCTGTGGGGAGATGCTTCAAGTTTGGAAGGTGCTTTCTCAGATATTGAAGAAAAAGCCGCATCCTGTAAATTCCGCGACTGCCGGCATGAGCAGGAACCTGGATGTGCCGTTCAAAAAGCGATAAATGAAGGAATGATTCCCAGCGAGCGTTTGAGAAACTATAAGAAATTGCTGAGGGAATTAGAAAGGCTTGATTTAAAAGACAAATATGGCACACACCGGACCAACCGGCTGCTGCACAGTCCAAATACTAAGCTCTATTAA
- the nfsA gene encoding oxygen-insensitive NADPH nitroreductase, whose translation MNSTIETILNHRSIRKFKDTKLTNEQLRTILQSAQQASTSSYMMAYTIIGITDEEKKAALAEISGQPYVKDNGHLLVFCADLHRPTHTSENFEEMKENLGNSEHFLASAIDAALAAQNAAIAAESLGLGICYLGSLRNNLAKVDELLALPQHVIPLFGMAIGEPAHQPERKPRLPLEAVYFENEYKKHEKAVEAFDKEIADYYQSRSSNSRADTWTEQMHRRFSKTIRMDVTDLVQKKGYNKR comes from the coding sequence ATGAACTCAACTATCGAAACGATTTTAAATCATAGAAGCATTCGAAAGTTTAAAGATACGAAGCTGACAAACGAACAGCTTCGCACGATCTTACAATCCGCCCAGCAGGCGTCAACTTCAAGCTATATGATGGCTTACACAATAATTGGAATAACTGATGAAGAGAAAAAGGCAGCCCTGGCAGAAATCAGCGGTCAGCCATATGTAAAAGATAACGGGCATTTACTCGTTTTTTGTGCTGATCTTCACCGGCCGACACACACGTCCGAAAACTTCGAAGAGATGAAAGAGAATCTAGGAAATAGCGAACACTTTCTCGCATCTGCAATAGATGCGGCGCTTGCTGCGCAAAATGCGGCCATTGCAGCTGAATCACTTGGTCTTGGGATCTGTTATTTAGGAAGCTTGCGCAATAACCTGGCCAAAGTGGACGAGCTACTTGCCCTGCCACAGCACGTGATCCCGTTATTTGGAATGGCGATTGGCGAACCGGCCCACCAGCCCGAGCGAAAGCCGCGCCTTCCCCTTGAAGCTGTTTACTTTGAAAACGAATATAAGAAGCATGAGAAAGCTGTTGAAGCATTTGACAAAGAAATCGCAGATTACTATCAATCCCGTTCTTCAAACAGCCGCGCGGACACATGGACAGAGCAGATGCACAGAAGATTTTCAAAGACCATTCGTATGGACGTCACCGATCTTGTTCAGAAAAAAGGGTACAACAAACGCTGA
- a CDS encoding penicillin-binding transpeptidase domain-containing protein produces MKQLSVILSLILLGLIAGCSNQPKPESAMEKYVEAWQNENFEEMYSLLSESSKEVISEEEFKERYTAIYDGIQMSDLEVTYDAPEEDQEYVEDDRPSFGYQIKMNTLAGEIEDGNEAEFVFEETEDSGRWALRWNSSMIFSEMEEGDTVRAQTLPAERGEIFDVNGNELAINGIVQQVGLVPVRMPEDPEEVKETLAKKLNISVEYIDEQLNQSWVEESSFVPLASVADDDEERIETIRDLNGTQFQDKKARVYPLGEAAAHLTGYVGAITAEQLEELGGQGYSASSVIGQTGLENVLEEELRGQPGGKVAILDADGNEKAVLAEREAQEGQNFNLTVNADVQKTMYEQMEDDAGAAAAINPSTGEVSALVSSPAYDPNEFILGMSSERRNELQENEKRPLTNKFTANYSPGSTFKPITAAIGLETGDINPEEEMSIPEKTYTKDGWGDYSVTRVDGANEDKSVNLRDALVRSDNIYFARTILEIGGETFLEKAADFGFSEEIPFPYPISSSQILNDEEFGDQEVLLADTGYGQGQVQMSPLHLAMTYTPFITNGTMLEPVLYKDQKTGKAWHKDVVSEETAAIIREDLTAVVEDPAGSAHEPQLEGIQLAGKTGTAELKQSLDDENAQENGWFIGWDTEEEDLLVSMMIEDVEEGSSYVVEKVKNVFQELE; encoded by the coding sequence ATGAAACAGCTCAGTGTCATCCTATCTTTGATCCTGCTTGGTCTTATAGCAGGATGTTCAAATCAACCAAAACCGGAATCTGCCATGGAAAAATATGTAGAAGCCTGGCAGAATGAAAATTTTGAAGAAATGTACAGCTTGCTTAGTGAAAGTTCAAAAGAAGTGATCAGCGAAGAAGAATTTAAAGAAAGATATACTGCTATTTATGATGGTATTCAAATGAGTGACTTGGAAGTTACATATGATGCCCCAGAGGAAGATCAGGAATACGTAGAAGACGATCGTCCCTCCTTTGGTTATCAGATAAAAATGAATACGCTGGCTGGAGAGATTGAGGACGGGAATGAAGCTGAATTTGTCTTTGAAGAAACAGAAGACAGCGGCCGCTGGGCACTGCGCTGGAATTCATCAATGATCTTCTCTGAAATGGAGGAAGGAGATACAGTTAGAGCTCAGACTCTTCCTGCTGAAAGAGGAGAAATTTTTGATGTTAATGGAAATGAGCTAGCCATTAATGGAATCGTCCAGCAAGTAGGATTAGTACCGGTGAGAATGCCTGAAGATCCAGAGGAAGTAAAAGAAACCTTAGCTAAAAAGCTGAATATATCCGTCGAGTATATTGACGAACAGTTAAATCAGTCTTGGGTAGAGGAAAGTTCCTTTGTTCCGCTTGCTTCTGTTGCCGATGACGACGAAGAAAGGATTGAGACAATCAGAGACTTAAACGGCACTCAGTTCCAGGATAAAAAAGCACGTGTTTATCCGCTGGGAGAAGCTGCTGCGCATCTTACCGGCTATGTAGGAGCAATTACCGCTGAACAGCTCGAAGAATTAGGCGGTCAAGGGTACTCGGCATCCTCAGTGATCGGGCAGACTGGTCTTGAGAATGTACTAGAAGAAGAACTTAGAGGACAGCCAGGTGGAAAAGTTGCGATTCTGGACGCAGATGGCAATGAAAAAGCCGTACTAGCTGAGAGAGAGGCACAGGAAGGTCAGAATTTCAATCTTACGGTTAATGCTGACGTTCAAAAGACCATGTATGAACAGATGGAAGACGATGCAGGAGCAGCGGCTGCCATTAACCCATCAACCGGCGAAGTCAGTGCGCTTGTAAGCTCACCTGCATACGACCCGAACGAATTTATTTTAGGTATGAGCAGTGAACGAAGAAATGAACTGCAGGAAAACGAAAAACGCCCGCTTACTAATAAATTTACGGCCAATTATTCTCCGGGTTCCACCTTTAAGCCGATAACAGCAGCGATCGGATTAGAGACAGGAGACATTAATCCAGAGGAAGAAATGTCAATTCCAGAGAAAACTTATACAAAAGACGGATGGGGAGACTATTCGGTAACAAGAGTGGACGGTGCGAATGAAGATAAATCGGTAAATCTAAGAGATGCGCTCGTCCGTTCTGATAATATTTACTTTGCCCGGACAATTTTAGAAATCGGCGGCGAAACTTTCTTGGAAAAAGCTGCGGATTTTGGCTTTTCTGAAGAAATTCCATTTCCTTATCCAATCAGCAGTTCACAGATTTTAAATGACGAAGAATTCGGAGATCAGGAAGTCCTGCTGGCGGATACGGGTTATGGGCAGGGACAGGTGCAGATGAGCCCGCTTCACCTTGCCATGACATATACACCTTTTATAACTAACGGTACAATGCTTGAGCCTGTACTATATAAAGATCAGAAAACAGGCAAAGCGTGGCACAAAGATGTAGTCAGTGAAGAGACGGCTGCAATCATACGCGAGGATTTAACTGCCGTTGTAGAAGACCCGGCAGGCTCTGCTCATGAACCACAGCTTGAAGGAATTCAGCTGGCAGGTAAGACAGGAACCGCCGAATTAAAACAGTCCCTGGATGATGAAAATGCCCAGGAAAACGGATGGTTCATCGGCTGGGATACAGAAGAAGAGGACCTGCTCGTCTCAATGATGATCGAGGACGTAGAGGAAGGAAGTTCCTATGTCGTAGAGAAAGTAAAAAATGTATTTCAAGAATTGGAGTAA
- a CDS encoding FAD-dependent oxidoreductase, whose product MFDLAIIGAGPAGASAALFAAKAGKNVVFFDHDKSITSKAWVENHYGVEGIKGPDLLNTGQKQAVEHGAQLVKTEVSSMEQTDSGYSIKTNEGKFEAQHILFATGMSTKLAEAFELNVVDGTEPRVAKIIQTNEEGRTEKPGVWAAGTVAGVSVHTIITAGDGARVAVNIISELNGKRYVDHDILK is encoded by the coding sequence TTGTTTGATTTAGCAATTATTGGAGCCGGCCCTGCCGGCGCAAGCGCTGCACTGTTTGCAGCGAAAGCAGGCAAAAATGTTGTGTTCTTTGACCATGACAAAAGTATCACCTCAAAAGCCTGGGTGGAAAACCACTACGGAGTTGAAGGCATTAAAGGACCTGATTTATTAAACACCGGACAGAAACAGGCAGTTGAACACGGGGCACAGCTTGTAAAAACAGAGGTTTCCTCTATGGAACAGACTGACAGCGGCTATTCCATAAAGACGAATGAAGGAAAATTTGAGGCTCAGCATATTTTATTTGCAACTGGGATGTCTACGAAACTTGCTGAAGCTTTTGAATTAAACGTGGTTGACGGCACCGAGCCTCGGGTTGCTAAAATTATTCAAACCAATGAAGAGGGCCGGACAGAAAAACCTGGTGTATGGGCGGCCGGAACTGTTGCCGGTGTAAGTGTTCATACCATTATTACAGCTGGAGATGGTGCAAGAGTAGCTGTTAATATCATTAGTGAATTAAATGGCAAGCGGTATGTAGACCACGATATCCTAAAATAA
- a CDS encoding GNAT family N-acetyltransferase, protein MSALETRLTGDHVVLRSIKDDDIPRLWELIYKPKDPEWKKWDAPYYPLEPHTVDTYRSHESARKERLKETEPDSRLLIEVDGEIIGTVSYYWEHKASLWLEVGIGIYSKEYWGGGYGSEALELWIDHLFHELPLARVGLTTWSKNERMMKVGKKLGMKLEGRMRKCRIYEGKYYDSIRMGILREEWQLKRNRTPVKKGSYH, encoded by the coding sequence ATGAGCGCACTTGAAACACGGCTGACAGGTGACCATGTCGTCTTAAGAAGTATTAAGGACGACGATATTCCCCGGCTTTGGGAACTGATATATAAACCGAAAGATCCTGAATGGAAGAAGTGGGATGCTCCTTATTATCCACTAGAACCTCATACGGTTGATACGTACCGCAGTCATGAGAGCGCAAGAAAAGAAAGGTTGAAGGAAACAGAGCCGGACTCCCGGTTACTTATCGAAGTAGACGGTGAAATTATCGGTACCGTCTCCTACTACTGGGAGCATAAGGCCTCCCTCTGGCTTGAAGTAGGAATCGGTATTTATTCTAAAGAGTACTGGGGTGGAGGCTATGGGTCTGAAGCGCTTGAGCTGTGGATTGATCATCTGTTTCATGAACTTCCTTTAGCCCGAGTAGGCTTAACCACATGGTCTAAGAATGAACGAATGATGAAAGTCGGAAAAAAACTGGGGATGAAGCTAGAGGGCAGAATGAGAAAATGCCGGATTTACGAAGGGAAATATTATGATTCCATCCGAATGGGAATTCTTAGAGAAGAATGGCAGTTGAAAAGAAATAGAACACCAGTAAAAAAGGGATCTTACCATTAA